The Punica granatum isolate Tunisia-2019 chromosome 4, ASM765513v2, whole genome shotgun sequence genome has a window encoding:
- the LOC116202815 gene encoding probable purine permease 11 isoform X1, whose product MALASTLHEILSAAQARSFMYSQVADCEEPIMSREGEITNQFHLMKLGRWQWWILVAVNIFFLVAGQAAAVILGRFYYDQGGNSKWLATLVQTAAFPVLFIPFFLLASAKDSSDSSTAPSIRTLALIYFVLGVLIAGDNMLYSVGLLYLSASTYSLICATQLAFNAVFSYFINSQKFTILILNSVVVLTLSASLIAVNDDSDKPSGVSKWKYFIGFICTIAASAMYSLILSLMQLSFDKFIKKETFSAVLEMQIYTSLVATCVSTVGLFASGEWNTLHGEMEAFGKGSLAYVMTVVWTAISWQVCSVGVVGLIFIVSSLFSNVISTVSLAITPIASVIAFHDKMGGVKVIALLLACWGFASYIYQNYVDDSNARKAQIDVDGSQNDSVC is encoded by the exons ATGGCACTTGCTAGCACACTTCATGAAATTCTTTCAGCAGCTCAGGCGAGAAGTTTCATGTATTCACAAGTTGCAG ATTGTGAAGAACCAATCATGAGCAGAGAAGGAGAAATAACAAACCAATTTCATTTGATGAAACTTGGGCGGTGGCAGTGGTGGATTTTGGTGGCCGTGAACATCTTCTTCCTAGTCGCAGGACAAGCTGCTGCAGTAATCCTTGGGAGGTTCTACTACGACCAGGGTGGAAACAGCAAGTGGTTGGCAACCCTTGTGCAAACTGCAGCTTTCCCGGTCCTCTTCATtcccttctttcttcttgcaTCCGCTAAAGATTCTTCCGATTCTTCTACCGCGCCTTCTATCCGAACTCTCGCATTGATCTATTTCGTCCTCGGAGTGCTCATTGCGGGTGATAACATGCTATACTCTGTCGGGCTATTGTACCTCTCTGCCTCCACCTACTCTCTCATCTGTGCCACTCAGCTAGCGTTCAATGCTGTTTTCTCGTACTTCATAAACTCCCAGAAGTTCACCATCTTAATCCTCAATTCTGTCGTCGTGCTGACCTTGTCTGCTTCCCTCATTGCGGTGAATGATGATTCCGACAAGCCGTCTGGAGTCTCCAAGTGGAAATACTTCATTGGGTTCATTTGCACCATTGCAGCTTCTGCTATGTACTCGCTTATTCTCTCCCTCATGCAACTGTCTTTCGACAAGTTCATAAAGAAGGAAACCTTCTCCGCTGTACTAGAGATGCAGATCTATACTTCCCTTGTCGCTACCTGTGTTTCAACTGTGGGCCTCTTTGCAAGCGGAGAATGGAATACTCTGCATGGAGAAATGGAGGCCTTTGGGAAGGGAAGCCTTGCTTATGTGATGACTGTGGTTTGGACTGCTATTTCATGGCAGGTATGTTCGGTGGGTGTCGTGGGCTTGATATTTATCGTGTCCTCTCTCTTCTCGAACGTCATAAGTACTGTCTCTTTGGCGATAACTCCCATCGCTTCGGTGATAGCTTTTCATGATAAGATGGGCGGGGTGAAGGTTATCGCACTGCTCCTTGCTTGTTGGGGCTTTGCAAGCTATATCTATCAGAACTATGTCGACGATTCTAATGCGCGGAAAGCTCAGATTGATGTGGATGGAAGCCAAAATGATTCCGTCTGCTGA
- the LOC116202815 gene encoding probable purine permease 11 isoform X2, whose product MSREGEITNQFHLMKLGRWQWWILVAVNIFFLVAGQAAAVILGRFYYDQGGNSKWLATLVQTAAFPVLFIPFFLLASAKDSSDSSTAPSIRTLALIYFVLGVLIAGDNMLYSVGLLYLSASTYSLICATQLAFNAVFSYFINSQKFTILILNSVVVLTLSASLIAVNDDSDKPSGVSKWKYFIGFICTIAASAMYSLILSLMQLSFDKFIKKETFSAVLEMQIYTSLVATCVSTVGLFASGEWNTLHGEMEAFGKGSLAYVMTVVWTAISWQVCSVGVVGLIFIVSSLFSNVISTVSLAITPIASVIAFHDKMGGVKVIALLLACWGFASYIYQNYVDDSNARKAQIDVDGSQNDSVC is encoded by the coding sequence ATGAGCAGAGAAGGAGAAATAACAAACCAATTTCATTTGATGAAACTTGGGCGGTGGCAGTGGTGGATTTTGGTGGCCGTGAACATCTTCTTCCTAGTCGCAGGACAAGCTGCTGCAGTAATCCTTGGGAGGTTCTACTACGACCAGGGTGGAAACAGCAAGTGGTTGGCAACCCTTGTGCAAACTGCAGCTTTCCCGGTCCTCTTCATtcccttctttcttcttgcaTCCGCTAAAGATTCTTCCGATTCTTCTACCGCGCCTTCTATCCGAACTCTCGCATTGATCTATTTCGTCCTCGGAGTGCTCATTGCGGGTGATAACATGCTATACTCTGTCGGGCTATTGTACCTCTCTGCCTCCACCTACTCTCTCATCTGTGCCACTCAGCTAGCGTTCAATGCTGTTTTCTCGTACTTCATAAACTCCCAGAAGTTCACCATCTTAATCCTCAATTCTGTCGTCGTGCTGACCTTGTCTGCTTCCCTCATTGCGGTGAATGATGATTCCGACAAGCCGTCTGGAGTCTCCAAGTGGAAATACTTCATTGGGTTCATTTGCACCATTGCAGCTTCTGCTATGTACTCGCTTATTCTCTCCCTCATGCAACTGTCTTTCGACAAGTTCATAAAGAAGGAAACCTTCTCCGCTGTACTAGAGATGCAGATCTATACTTCCCTTGTCGCTACCTGTGTTTCAACTGTGGGCCTCTTTGCAAGCGGAGAATGGAATACTCTGCATGGAGAAATGGAGGCCTTTGGGAAGGGAAGCCTTGCTTATGTGATGACTGTGGTTTGGACTGCTATTTCATGGCAGGTATGTTCGGTGGGTGTCGTGGGCTTGATATTTATCGTGTCCTCTCTCTTCTCGAACGTCATAAGTACTGTCTCTTTGGCGATAACTCCCATCGCTTCGGTGATAGCTTTTCATGATAAGATGGGCGGGGTGAAGGTTATCGCACTGCTCCTTGCTTGTTGGGGCTTTGCAAGCTATATCTATCAGAACTATGTCGACGATTCTAATGCGCGGAAAGCTCAGATTGATGTGGATGGAAGCCAAAATGATTCCGTCTGCTGA